Genomic DNA from Luteolibacter arcticus:
CCCGGCACTCTGGTCTTCAAATCGTTCCACCTTCCGCACCTCGCCACTCGCAAGATCGACCGTCACCACCTGGCGCAAGTCAGGCCGACCGCGGTGGCTATGGAACACCTGGAACACGCCTTCCTTCCCGCCACCCTGCGGGAACTGAAACTGGATCGACTGCCACCCCGGGCTCCGCCCCTGCACTGTCGCAAACGCCGCATTCCAACCCGTTGTGGAAATCGCCGCGGAAGCCATACCACCCGGCGGCGCGCCCTTCCCCTTGGGCGGGGGCGGATTCTCCCCGGCAAGGCGGAAGACCAGATTGTTCGCCCACGGGTAGCCAATCACCAGACCGGTGGACGTGATGACCAGCAAGGGAAGCGCGAACCAAATGCCGAGGACGTTGTGCCAGTTCCAATCCCGTGCGCGCCCCTTGAGTTGCCGCTGAAAGGTGGCAATGACCTTGACCCCCTGCCTCGTCCAGCGCTTGGGAATCCAGATGACGAGCCCGCTCAGGATCAGGAAAAAGAACACCAGCGCCGCGGCCGAGGTGATGTTCTTGCCGAGCTCCTGCGAATCGCTCTTCATCGCCAGCCAGCGGTGGAGGCCCGTCACGAATTGGAAGAACGCTCGCGTCTTCTTCGCTCCCTCGCCTAACACCACCCCGGTCTCGGGATGAACGAAGAGAGTCTTCTCCTTGCCGAATTGAAACGCCGCGGGCTGGGTGGCATCGGAGAAAACCATGAGCCCGGTAGCCCCCTTCAAGTCAGACTGGCGAAGGGAAACGAGTCCTTCAGGGTTAGCGGGCTTGGTGGCTGGCTCGAGCTTGAAGCCATCCGTCGCTTCGGTGATCTGCCGCTCAAACGAAAGCAGCACCCCGGTGCTCGCCATCATCAGGATGAGCAACCCGGCCGAGACCCCGGCAACGAGGTGGGCCCAAAAGACGAGTTTTCTGATTCGCTGGAACATGGCGGACGCAGCGCATGTGCCCGATGTGACCGCCGCTGACAATCGCGATTGTGGACAGCGCGCTACTCCAGCATCGCAGCCAGCGCCGCAGACCAACACTCCGAATGGCCCTCACCAGCCCGCAGCGTGAAGAGCGCCGACAGGCCCTGCTGCTCCGCGAGCTTCATTCCCTCCTCGGGACCGGCGATGAAAAGCGCGGTCGCCCAAGCGTCGGCATCCATGCACTGCTTGGCGAAGACACTGACCGCCGCCAACGCACCGTCCGAGGACAACGCGGTGCGGGGGTCGATCAAATGACGGCGAAACGCATCCCCCGAAGTAGCCACCGAGAGACCACAAAGAGCGGCGACCGTCTCAGGCAGATCGTCCGAAGATCGCGCGAGCGAAACCCACCACGGTTCGCCATCGGGCTTACAACCATGGCCACGGAGTTCACCGCCGATCTCGATGAGGAAATGCTCCACTCCCAGCGTCGAGAGACGCTCCGCGGCGAGATCCACCGCGTAGCCTTTCGCAATCGACGACAAGTCGAGTCGCAAGCCACCCGGCTGAAGGGCACGGCCCTTCAAATCCAGCTTGAGCTTTCGCCACCCGGCTCGCTCGCGAGCTGAGGGAACCTGCTCGGGATGACTCGAACCCGACGGACCGAAACCATGAAGATCGACGATCTCGCCAAGCGTAGGATCTAACAGACCGTCGGACGCCCGGGCAATCTCGACCGCACGCGAAAGAACCAGGAAGAACTCCGGCGACAACTCATGCCATGTGCCCGCTTCCGCGCGGTTGAAACGGCAAAGCTCCGAAGCCTCGTCCCAATGGCTCATCTGGCGGATGACGAGCCCGAAGGAAGAAGTCAACGCGGCCTCCACCCATTCGAGGTTGAGACCGCGCGGAAGTTGCAGGCAGGCACTCCAGTAAGTGCCCATCGTCTTTCCCGCCAGTGTGCACACCGGAAAGCCGCTGCCGGCCCCGCGGAGTGCGTCAGCGGGAAGGTCGCGCGGGATCAGCACCCGTCGCGACGCTTGGGAAGAATCGGTCACTCGGGCAAGACCTCGAAGACGGCCGTATAGACCGAGCGAGCACCGCCATCGCCCACCACGGCGGCATTCAGCCAGAAGCGACCGGCATCCGGCCACGTGACTTCGAACTCACCCTTGTCATTGGTTGTGGCGGTGATTTCGCCAGCCTCGCTGCGATAGCGATCGTCGCCCTTGATCACGCTGACCTTCACGCCTGCCGCGGGCTTGCCATTCAGGTGAAGAACGAAGGTGGCCTTCTCTCCGGCGAAGAGATCATTCGGATGCGTCTGGCCGAAGACGATTTCTAGACCCTTGCCGCTCGGCTTGAGGGCATCGGTGGT
This window encodes:
- a CDS encoding FAD:protein FMN transferase, translating into MTDSSQASRRVLIPRDLPADALRGAGSGFPVCTLAGKTMGTYWSACLQLPRGLNLEWVEAALTSSFGLVIRQMSHWDEASELCRFNRAEAGTWHELSPEFFLVLSRAVEIARASDGLLDPTLGEIVDLHGFGPSGSSHPEQVPSARERAGWRKLKLDLKGRALQPGGLRLDLSSIAKGYAVDLAAERLSTLGVEHFLIEIGGELRGHGCKPDGEPWWVSLARSSDDLPETVAALCGLSVATSGDAFRRHLIDPRTALSSDGALAAVSVFAKQCMDADAWATALFIAGPEEGMKLAEQQGLSALFTLRAGEGHSECWSAALAAMLE
- a CDS encoding PepSY-associated TM helix domain-containing protein, encoding MFQRIRKLVFWAHLVAGVSAGLLILMMASTGVLLSFERQITEATDGFKLEPATKPANPEGLVSLRQSDLKGATGLMVFSDATQPAAFQFGKEKTLFVHPETGVVLGEGAKKTRAFFQFVTGLHRWLAMKSDSQELGKNITSAAALVFFFLILSGLVIWIPKRWTRQGVKVIATFQRQLKGRARDWNWHNVLGIWFALPLLVITSTGLVIGYPWANNLVFRLAGENPPPPKGKGAPPGGMASAAISTTGWNAAFATVQGRSPGWQSIQFQFPQGGGKEGVFQVFHSHRGRPDLRQVVTVDLASGEVRKVERFEDQSAGRRWRTWIRWIHTGEAGGWAGQLLAGLSAVAAITLVWTGLALAWRRWRRSRG